The following is a genomic window from Candidatus Tanganyikabacteria bacterium.
CCGGTCGCGTCATCCTGCCCGAGGCCTTCAAGCGGCGGCGCTCCCTGACCGTGCTCAAGATCCTGCTGGCGCGCTACGGGAAACCCGTGCACCGCGAGGAGCTCATGGAGATGCTGTGGCCGGAGCAGCACCCCGAGGAATCGCGCAAGCTCCTCAACAGCGCCATTCACTACCTGCGGCGCTCCCTGGCGCCGGCGGGCGAGGCGGGCCGGGAGGCCTTCATCCTGCGCGACGGCGAGAGCTACGCGTTCGACGTCACCGCGGCGCATCGCATCGACACGGTGGAGTTCGAGACATCGGTCCGCGAGGCCGCGAGGCTGGAGTCCCGGGACGACGCCGCCGGGGCGGCGGCGGCCTGCCGGCAGGCGATCGCGCTTTACCGGGGGGACTTCCTCGAAGAGGATCGGTGGAGCGACTGGTGCGCGCTGGAGCGGGAGTACTTCCGCGAGCGCCTCCTGTCACTACTCCGCACGGCCACCGATCTCCACGTGGCGATCGGCGATCTGGGGGCGGCCGAAGCGTGCTGCCGGCGAGCCCTGCAGGTCGATCCCGTGCTCGAGGACGTCCACCGCAAGCTGATGGCGGTGCTGTGGCATGCCGGCCGGCGCGCCGAGGCCCTCAAGCAGTTCGAGGAGTGCCGGGAGGTACTGGTGCGCGAACTGGGGATCGAGCCTCTCGCCGAGACGCGCGCGCTGGCGCGCAGCATCTCCGAGGCCGAAGCGACCGATCTGACTTTCTGACGTGGCTGTCGTTCGGGAGGCCATGTGCCGCCTGTAACCGGGGCGGAATCGCCGGGTGCGAACGTGGGATCCGGAAATGGCCATCCCTTCAGGGAGAGCGGCAACCGGGCGGATGCACCCCGATTCCTTTGTCGTGCGGCTCTGGGCGGACACGACCACTCAACCGGCACAACCCGAATGGCGCTTTCACGTCCTGCACGTCCAGAGCGGCAAAGAAGCCTACGGGCGCACGTTCGCCGAGCTGAAGCGCATCGTCGAGTCCTGGACCGCGCAGCCC
Proteins encoded in this region:
- a CDS encoding winged helix-turn-helix domain-containing protein, giving the protein HPGAAAPPAEPAADMAPVRAIQPGVLEIRCLGPFQLVSAGRVILPEAFKRRRSLTVLKILLARYGKPVHREELMEMLWPEQHPEESRKLLNSAIHYLRRSLAPAGEAGREAFILRDGESYAFDVTAAHRIDTVEFETSVREAARLESRDDAAGAAAACRQAIALYRGDFLEEDRWSDWCALEREYFRERLLSLLRTATDLHVAIGDLGAAEACCRRALQVDPVLEDVHRKLMAVLWHAGRRAEALKQFEECREVLVRELGIEPLAETRALARSISEAEATDLTF